Proteins from one Xenopus tropicalis strain Nigerian chromosome 1, UCB_Xtro_10.0, whole genome shotgun sequence genomic window:
- the znf367 gene encoding zinc finger protein 367 gives MMSEVCSSPLHQSLQDTSPPRRVLVSVIKAVSPSSAHTPLKHRRPPYPPGAAQPSPVPTSPGFSDFMVYPWRWGENAHNVTLSPGPISRHQTPSVESVHTTRDGGARARIADVIGSSVAGVGAGRREDAAAGLRDGIRRGRPRAETVRDLINEGEHSSSRIRCNICNRVFPREKSLQAHKRTHTGERPYLCDYPDCGKAFAQSGQLKTHQRLHTGEKPFVCSENGCLSRFTHANRHCSKHPYARLKREESSNKPSKIQVADKDTAEWLAKHWETQEQLPPTLKVKSIQKADQEQQDPLEYFQSDEEEDDKNGSHSASRRCLQEQRERMHGALALIELANLASAQLRQ, from the exons ATGATGTCCGAGGTTTGCTCATCTCCGTTGCACCAGTCTCTTCAGGACACGTCGCCTCCCCGCCGGGTACTAGTGTCCGTTATCAAGGCGGTATCCCCGTCCTCAGCCCATACCCCACTCAAGCACCGACGACCTCCGTACCCCCCAGGTGCTGCTCAGCCGAGCCCCGTCCCGACCAGCCCCGGCTTTAGTGACTTCATGGTGTATCCGTGGCGCTGGGGGGAGAATGCTCACAACGTCACACTGAGCCCAGGACCTATCTCCAGGCATCAGACACCGTCAGTCGAATCTGTTCACACGACTAGGGATGGCGGCGCAAGGGCTCGAATTGCCGATGTGATCGGGAGCAGTGTTGCAGGAGTGGGGGCCGGGAGGCGAGAAGATGCAGCTGCAGGACTAAGG GATGGAATTCGTCGAGGACGTCCAAGAGCAGAAACTGTTCGAGACTTAATAAATGAGGGTGAGCACTCTTCCAGCAGAATCCGCTGCAATATCTGCAATAGGGTTTTTCCTAGAGAGAAGTCACTGCAAGCGCACAAAAGGACTCATACAG GCGAAAGACCTTATCTGTGTGACTATCCAGACTGTGGGAAAGCCTTTGCACAAAGTGGGCAACTGAAAACTCACCAGCGActtcacacaggagagaagccTTTTGTATGCTCAGAAAATG GGTGTTTAAGTCGGTTCACACATGCAAACCGTCACTGTTCAAAGCATCCATATGCAAGACTGAAGAGAGAGGAGTCAAGCAATAAACCAAGCAAAATACAAGTGGCTGACAAAGACACAGCAGAGTGGCTTGCAAA GCACTGGGAAACACAAGAACAGCTACCACCCACATTAAAAGTAAAATCCATTCAGAAGGCTGATCAAGAACAGCAGGATCCATTAGAGTATTTTCAGTCAGATGAAGAGGAAGACGATAAGAATGGCTCTCACTCAGCTTCCCGGCGATGTCTGCAGGAGCAGCGAGAGCGTATGCATGGCGCTCTGGCTCTGATTGAGCTAGCTAACTTAGCTAGTGCCCAGCTGCGCCAGTAA
- the abraxas1 gene encoding BRCA1-A complex subunit Abraxas 1 isoform X1, translating into MEGESTTAVMSGFVFGALTFHHLNSGSDTEGFLLGDVVGEAKNSITDSQMDDVEVLYTIDIQKHVPCYKLSRFYNVLGDLNIPELKKLLADQKKSQNVIGWYKFRHNTEQIMTFRERLLHKNLQEHLSNSGLVFLLLTSNPATETKSTHRLEYALHKPQDGFFHKVPLVISNLGMSDQQGYKTLCGSCVSVGLNTTIKKHRLEFFNEDGALAEVNRISNMYTTLQDELKKTCSQLVESEHSVEQLLEAINELKKQIAEKKKLNEETGNKVSEAPEENVLLCEALRKFFPQSTLLQSCRLSLGGRQIPHSCTASHNISDVNELTLMVKQYDIPEAHTRQAGKRKACSKQLGRTLTKKSRLLQLQKQHSQNGDSEGSDSERPLCNSGTETDGDILESLHMDVSRSKSPIF; encoded by the exons ATGGAAGGGGAGAGCACTACTGCTGTCATGTCTGGCTTTGTGTTTGGCGCCCTCACCTTCCACCATCTGAACTCCGGATCAGACACA GAGGGCTTTCTGCTTGGAGATGTCGTGGGTGAAGCAAAGAATTCCATTACTGACTCCCAGATGGATGATGTGGAAGTTCTTTATACAATAG atatacagaaacatgtACCATGCTACAAACTTTCCAG ATTTTACAATGTACTTGGAGACCTGAATATTCCAGAATTGAAAAAGTTGCTTGCAGACCAAAAAAAG tctCAGAATGTTATTGGCTGGTACAAATTTCGACATAATACAGAACAGATAATGACTTTCAGAGAGAGGCTCCTCCACAAGAACCTGCAGGAACACTTATCAAACTCAGGGCTCGTCTTCCTGTTACTAACCTCAAACCCAGCAACAGAGACAAAATCCACACACCGCCTGGAGTATGCTCTTCATAAGCCACAAGATGG CTTTTTCCACAAGGTGCCCTTGGTCATTTCCAACCTTGGAATGTCAGACCAGCAGGGGTATAAAACGTTATGTGGATCATGTGTTTCTGTTGGCTTAAATACCACTATTAAAAAGCATAG GTTGGAGTTCTTTAATGAAGATGGTGCATTAGCAGAAGTTAACAGAATCAGTAATATGTACACTACTCTTCAAGATGAACTAAAG AAGACTTGCAGTCAGCTAGTAGAAAGTGAGCACTCAGTGGAACAACTTCTGGAAGCAATTAAtgaattaaaaaagcaaataGCTGAGAAGAAAAAGCTCAATGAAGAAACAG GAAATAAAGTCTCTGAAGCCCCAGAAGAAAATGTTCTGTTGTGTGAAGCTTTACGCAAATTCTTTCCTCAGTCTACTCTGCTGCAATCTTGCCGGCTTTCTCTGGGAGGAAGGCAGATACCCCACAGCTGCACTGCCAGCCACAACATTAGTGATGTAAATGAACTGACCCTCATGGTCAAACAGTATGACATCCCAGAGGCACACACCAGGCAGGCTGGTAAAAGAAAAGCTTGCTCAAAACAGCTTGGTAGAACCCTAACAAAAAAGTCTCGGCTTCTTCAGCTTCAAAAACAGCACTCTCAGAACGGTGACAGTGAAGGCAGCGACAGCGAGAGACCGTTGTGCAACAGTGGCACAGAGACAGATGGTGATATTCTAGAAAGTTTACACATGGATGTCTCTCGGTCCAAGTCTCCAATTTTTTAA
- the abraxas1 gene encoding BRCA1-A complex subunit Abraxas 1 isoform X2 yields the protein MDDVEVLYTIDIQKHVPCYKLSRFYNVLGDLNIPELKKLLADQKKSQNVIGWYKFRHNTEQIMTFRERLLHKNLQEHLSNSGLVFLLLTSNPATETKSTHRLEYALHKPQDGFFHKVPLVISNLGMSDQQGYKTLCGSCVSVGLNTTIKKHRLEFFNEDGALAEVNRISNMYTTLQDELKKTCSQLVESEHSVEQLLEAINELKKQIAEKKKLNEETGNKVSEAPEENVLLCEALRKFFPQSTLLQSCRLSLGGRQIPHSCTASHNISDVNELTLMVKQYDIPEAHTRQAGKRKACSKQLGRTLTKKSRLLQLQKQHSQNGDSEGSDSERPLCNSGTETDGDILESLHMDVSRSKSPIF from the exons ATGGATGATGTGGAAGTTCTTTATACAATAG atatacagaaacatgtACCATGCTACAAACTTTCCAG ATTTTACAATGTACTTGGAGACCTGAATATTCCAGAATTGAAAAAGTTGCTTGCAGACCAAAAAAAG tctCAGAATGTTATTGGCTGGTACAAATTTCGACATAATACAGAACAGATAATGACTTTCAGAGAGAGGCTCCTCCACAAGAACCTGCAGGAACACTTATCAAACTCAGGGCTCGTCTTCCTGTTACTAACCTCAAACCCAGCAACAGAGACAAAATCCACACACCGCCTGGAGTATGCTCTTCATAAGCCACAAGATGG CTTTTTCCACAAGGTGCCCTTGGTCATTTCCAACCTTGGAATGTCAGACCAGCAGGGGTATAAAACGTTATGTGGATCATGTGTTTCTGTTGGCTTAAATACCACTATTAAAAAGCATAG GTTGGAGTTCTTTAATGAAGATGGTGCATTAGCAGAAGTTAACAGAATCAGTAATATGTACACTACTCTTCAAGATGAACTAAAG AAGACTTGCAGTCAGCTAGTAGAAAGTGAGCACTCAGTGGAACAACTTCTGGAAGCAATTAAtgaattaaaaaagcaaataGCTGAGAAGAAAAAGCTCAATGAAGAAACAG GAAATAAAGTCTCTGAAGCCCCAGAAGAAAATGTTCTGTTGTGTGAAGCTTTACGCAAATTCTTTCCTCAGTCTACTCTGCTGCAATCTTGCCGGCTTTCTCTGGGAGGAAGGCAGATACCCCACAGCTGCACTGCCAGCCACAACATTAGTGATGTAAATGAACTGACCCTCATGGTCAAACAGTATGACATCCCAGAGGCACACACCAGGCAGGCTGGTAAAAGAAAAGCTTGCTCAAAACAGCTTGGTAGAACCCTAACAAAAAAGTCTCGGCTTCTTCAGCTTCAAAAACAGCACTCTCAGAACGGTGACAGTGAAGGCAGCGACAGCGAGAGACCGTTGTGCAACAGTGGCACAGAGACAGATGGTGATATTCTAGAAAGTTTACACATGGATGTCTCTCGGTCCAAGTCTCCAATTTTTTAA